From one Streptomyces sp. Q6 genomic stretch:
- a CDS encoding pyridoxal phosphate-dependent aminotransferase: MAGMTSPSPSRARPLLNRRLAEFGTTIFAEMSALATATGSINLGQGFPDTDGPESVREAAVRALRDGRGNQYPPGPGVPELRTAIAAHQERRYGITLDPDAEVLVTAGATEAIAASLLALVEPGDEVIAFEPYYDSYAASIALAGGTRVPVTLRPDGAAFRLDLDELRAAVTPRTRLLLINTPHNPTGTVLTRAELTAVAELAVERDLLVVTDEVYEHLTYGDAEHIPLATLPGMRERTVTISSSGKTFSFTGWKVGWVTSTPELVSAVRSAKQFLTYVSAGPFQYAIAEALALPDSYFDDFRADMTAKRDLLTAGLRDAGFTVFEPAGTYFVTTDIRPLDPAGDGFAFCRELPERCGVVAIPNAVFYDDRAAGAPFVRFAFCKRESVLTEAVGRLKRR, from the coding sequence ATGGCCGGCATGACCTCCCCGAGCCCGTCCCGCGCGCGCCCTCTGCTCAACCGCCGACTCGCCGAGTTCGGCACGACGATCTTCGCCGAGATGTCCGCGCTCGCCACGGCCACCGGCTCGATCAACCTCGGCCAGGGGTTCCCCGACACCGACGGCCCCGAGTCGGTGCGCGAGGCGGCGGTGCGGGCGCTGCGCGACGGGCGCGGGAACCAGTACCCGCCGGGCCCCGGCGTCCCCGAGCTGCGCACCGCGATCGCCGCGCACCAGGAGCGGCGGTACGGCATCACGCTCGACCCGGACGCCGAGGTCCTGGTCACGGCGGGCGCGACGGAGGCCATCGCCGCGTCCCTGCTGGCCCTGGTCGAGCCCGGCGACGAGGTCATCGCGTTCGAGCCGTACTACGACTCGTACGCGGCGAGCATCGCGCTCGCGGGCGGCACCCGGGTCCCGGTGACGCTCCGGCCCGACGGCGCGGCCTTCCGGCTCGACCTCGACGAGCTGCGCGCCGCGGTCACCCCCCGCACCCGGCTGCTCCTCATCAACACCCCGCACAACCCGACGGGCACCGTCCTCACCCGTGCCGAGCTGACCGCCGTCGCCGAGCTCGCCGTCGAGCGCGACCTGCTCGTCGTCACCGACGAGGTCTACGAGCACCTGACCTACGGCGACGCCGAGCACATCCCGCTGGCCACCCTGCCGGGCATGCGCGAGCGCACGGTGACGATCTCCTCCAGCGGCAAGACCTTCTCGTTCACCGGCTGGAAGGTCGGCTGGGTGACGTCCACGCCGGAGCTGGTCTCGGCGGTCCGCTCGGCGAAGCAGTTCCTCACGTACGTCTCCGCGGGCCCCTTCCAGTACGCGATCGCGGAGGCGCTCGCCCTCCCCGACTCCTACTTCGACGACTTCCGCGCCGACATGACGGCCAAGCGGGACCTGCTCACGGCGGGCCTCAGGGACGCGGGCTTCACGGTGTTCGAGCCCGCGGGCACGTACTTCGTGACGACCGACATCCGCCCGCTCGACCCGGCGGGCGACGGCTTCGCGTTCTGCCGGGAGCTGCCCGAGCGGTGCGGGGTCGTCGCCATCCCGAACGCCGTGTTCTACGACGACCGGGCGGCCGGGGCGCCCTTCGTGCGGTTCGCGTTCTGCAAGCGGGAGTCCGTGCTCACGGAAGCGGTCGGCCGGCTCAAGCGGCGGTAA
- a CDS encoding DUF2617 family protein — MLTTLNTAYTDTSAADLAWALGREPLPALATLDLELAGATLQLRLLGASHQVLLEEEHGSCSETVACIPGSSTPLPLGVAKRVGDWEYEFAARVEQLTAGQFAGRAQELLALVADHPNGLAGVFPGSPHAFTAMLAQRHDDGQVHWRTWHAYPQDGQLVATRSRVGVRVPAGAAL; from the coding sequence ATGCTCACGACCCTGAACACCGCCTACACCGATACGAGCGCGGCCGATCTGGCCTGGGCTCTGGGCCGGGAGCCCTTGCCCGCGCTCGCCACCCTCGACCTCGAACTCGCGGGCGCCACTCTCCAGTTGAGGCTCCTCGGCGCCTCTCACCAGGTGCTTCTCGAAGAGGAGCACGGCAGCTGTTCGGAGACCGTGGCCTGCATCCCCGGCAGCAGCACCCCGCTCCCGCTCGGCGTCGCGAAACGCGTCGGCGACTGGGAGTACGAATTCGCCGCGCGCGTCGAACAACTGACAGCCGGTCAATTCGCCGGGCGCGCTCAGGAGTTGCTCGCTCTGGTCGCCGACCATCCGAACGGACTCGCCGGAGTCTTTCCCGGCAGCCCGCACGCCTTCACGGCGATGCTGGCCCAGCGGCACGACGACGGGCAGGTGCACTGGCGCACCTGGCACGCCTATCCGCAGGACGGTCAACTCGTCGCCACCCGCAGCCGGGTGGGTGTGCGGGTGCCGGCCGGTGCCGCGCTCTGA
- a CDS encoding aldose 1-epimerase, protein MTTQETTLTAGDAEVTVAPANGCRVSSLKIAGTELLRQGEKYGCFPMVPWCGRIRDGRFRDGGHTHQMPLNSPPHAIHGFARSAEWTTARVTDTEAVFTYDLTEPWPYPGRVTQIVSLTEDALTLTLGVETYGDSFPAQAGWHPWFNRRLGDSSVEIAFDAAWQEERGADHLPTGKRIDVQPQPWDDCFGMPDGVDVTLTWPGEIEVKVASREQWVVVYDEQEAAVCVEPQTGPPNGLNTAPRLVTPVEPIEASTTWSWRRLKDPAPQTQALSS, encoded by the coding sequence GTGACGACACAGGAAACGACGCTGACCGCGGGCGACGCGGAAGTGACCGTGGCGCCGGCGAACGGCTGCCGCGTGAGCAGCCTGAAGATCGCCGGTACCGAACTGCTGCGGCAGGGGGAGAAGTACGGCTGCTTCCCGATGGTGCCCTGGTGCGGGCGCATCCGCGACGGACGGTTCCGGGACGGCGGCCACACGCACCAGATGCCGCTGAACTCCCCGCCGCACGCCATCCACGGCTTCGCCCGCAGCGCCGAGTGGACCACCGCGCGCGTCACGGACACCGAGGCCGTGTTCACGTACGACCTCACCGAGCCCTGGCCCTACCCCGGCCGGGTCACGCAGATCGTCTCGCTCACCGAGGACGCGCTGACCCTGACGCTCGGCGTCGAGACGTACGGCGACTCGTTCCCGGCGCAGGCCGGCTGGCACCCCTGGTTCAACCGGCGGCTGGGCGACTCCTCGGTCGAGATCGCCTTCGACGCCGCCTGGCAGGAGGAGCGCGGCGCCGACCACCTGCCCACCGGCAAGCGCATCGACGTACAGCCGCAGCCGTGGGACGACTGCTTCGGGATGCCCGACGGCGTCGACGTCACGCTGACCTGGCCCGGCGAGATCGAGGTGAAGGTCGCCAGCCGTGAGCAGTGGGTCGTCGTCTACGACGAGCAGGAGGCGGCCGTGTGCGTCGAGCCGCAGACCGGACCGCCGAACGGGCTGAACACGGCGCCGCGCCTCGTCACCCCCGTCGAGCCGATCGAGGCGAGCACCACCTGGTCATGGCGGCGGCTGAAGGATCCGGCCCCGCAAACACAGGCTCTAAGCTCGTAG
- the pyrE gene encoding orotate phosphoribosyltransferase has protein sequence MTSNDVRDALLQQIKDKAVVHGKVTLSSGLEADYYVDLRRVTLDGEAAPLVGQALLDLTRDLDFDAVGGLTMGADPVAGAMLHASAARGERLDAFVVRKAAKAHGMQRRVEGPDIKGRRVLVVEDTSTTGGSPLEAVQAVREAGAEVVGVATIVDRATGAAEKITEGAGVPYLFAFSKDELGLD, from the coding sequence ATGACTTCGAACGACGTGCGTGACGCGCTGCTCCAGCAGATCAAGGACAAGGCCGTGGTGCACGGCAAGGTGACGCTCTCCTCCGGCCTGGAGGCCGACTACTACGTCGACCTGCGCCGCGTCACCCTCGACGGCGAGGCCGCCCCGCTCGTCGGCCAGGCGCTGCTCGACCTGACCCGTGACCTGGACTTCGACGCGGTCGGTGGCCTCACCATGGGCGCCGACCCCGTCGCCGGCGCGATGCTGCACGCGTCCGCCGCCCGCGGCGAGCGCCTCGACGCGTTCGTCGTCCGCAAGGCCGCCAAGGCGCACGGCATGCAGCGCCGCGTGGAGGGCCCGGACATCAAGGGCCGCCGCGTCCTGGTCGTCGAGGACACGTCCACCACCGGCGGCTCCCCGCTGGAGGCCGTCCAGGCGGTGCGCGAGGCCGGGGCCGAGGTCGTCGGCGTCGCCACCATCGTGGACCGGGCGACCGGCGCCGCCGAGAAGATCACCGAGGGTGCGGGCGTGCCGTACCTCTTCGCCTTCTCGAAGGACGAGCTCGGTCTCGACTGA
- the fbaA gene encoding class II fructose-bisphosphate aldolase, which produces MPIATPDQYNEMLDRAKAGKFAYPAINVSSTQTLNAALQGFAEAESDGIIQISTGGAEYLSGQGVKDMVVGAQALAEFAHVAAERYPNKIALHTDHCPKGKLDGYVRPLLEISAARVAKGQHPLFQSHMWDGSAETLADNLEIAQELLAKAKAANIILEIEITPTGGEEDGVSHEINDNLYTTVDDAVRTVEALGLGEKGRYLLAASFGNVHGVYKPGNVVLRPDLLAELNEGIAAKYGKPAGSKPFDFVFHGGSGSTIEEITTALENGVVKMNLDTDTQYAFTRPIAGHMFENYDGVLKVDGEVGNKKTYDPRVWGKKAEASMTARIVEACANLRSTGTRIK; this is translated from the coding sequence ATGCCCATCGCAACCCCGGATCAGTACAACGAGATGCTCGACCGGGCCAAGGCGGGGAAGTTCGCCTACCCGGCCATCAACGTCTCGTCGACGCAGACCCTCAACGCGGCCCTCCAGGGCTTCGCCGAGGCCGAGAGCGACGGCATCATCCAGATCTCCACCGGTGGCGCCGAGTACCTGTCGGGCCAGGGCGTGAAGGACATGGTCGTCGGCGCCCAGGCGCTCGCCGAGTTCGCGCACGTCGCCGCCGAGCGGTACCCGAACAAGATCGCGCTGCACACCGACCACTGCCCCAAGGGCAAGCTGGACGGCTACGTGCGCCCGCTGCTCGAGATCTCCGCCGCGCGCGTCGCCAAGGGCCAGCACCCGCTGTTCCAGTCGCACATGTGGGACGGCTCGGCCGAGACCCTCGCCGACAACCTGGAGATCGCCCAGGAGCTGCTCGCCAAGGCCAAGGCCGCGAACATCATCCTGGAGATCGAGATCACGCCGACCGGTGGTGAGGAGGACGGCGTCTCGCACGAGATCAACGACAACCTCTACACCACGGTCGACGACGCGGTGCGCACCGTCGAGGCCCTCGGCCTGGGCGAGAAGGGCCGCTACCTGCTGGCCGCCTCCTTCGGCAACGTGCACGGCGTGTACAAGCCGGGCAACGTCGTGCTCCGCCCCGACCTGCTCGCCGAGCTGAACGAGGGCATCGCCGCGAAGTACGGCAAGCCGGCCGGCTCCAAGCCGTTCGACTTCGTCTTCCACGGCGGCTCCGGCTCCACGATCGAGGAGATCACCACCGCGCTGGAGAACGGCGTCGTGAAGATGAACCTCGACACCGACACCCAGTACGCCTTCACCCGCCCGATCGCGGGCCACATGTTCGAGAACTACGACGGCGTCCTGAAGGTCGACGGCGAGGTCGGCAACAAGAAGACGTACGACCCGCGCGTGTGGGGCAAGAAGGCCGAGGCGAGCATGACCGCCCGCATCGTCGAGGCCTGCGCGAACCTGCGCTCCACGGGTACCCGCATCAAGTAA
- a CDS encoding MalY/PatB family protein: protein MSSATYDFDIPVDRHGTWSVQWDGITDRFPVPDLLPFTISDMDFACAPEVLDALNSRIAHGVFGYTDWRNDDFRGAIRDWFRGRYATEVDLDRLVYAPSVLNQVSQLLRMWTAPGDGVVLHAPTYDGFRKAVTGLGRELRAVGLDDWAGLERELARPDSRVLVLCSPHNPTGHVWTDAELRRLAGLARTYDVAVVSDEIHADLTHDGYVHLPFPRYADGLRWALVTSATKSFNFPALSGSYGFVGDPGDHAEFVRRMDTGEGLASPAVLSLTAHIAAYREGGAWLDALRAYTYGNLRMVEERLAEGLPELGWRPPQAGYLAWIDLRPLGIEEDAEMQRVLVEQEKVAVMPGGTYGAPGFVRLNVGCPRAKAEAGVGALIRAARRVAG from the coding sequence ATGTCTTCAGCCACGTACGACTTCGACATACCCGTCGACCGGCACGGCACCTGGTCCGTGCAGTGGGACGGCATCACCGACCGTTTCCCCGTGCCCGATCTGCTGCCGTTCACGATCTCCGACATGGACTTCGCGTGCGCGCCCGAGGTGCTGGACGCACTGAACTCCCGTATCGCGCACGGGGTTTTCGGGTACACGGACTGGCGCAACGACGACTTCCGGGGCGCGATACGGGACTGGTTCCGCGGCCGGTACGCCACCGAGGTCGACCTCGACCGGCTGGTGTACGCCCCGTCGGTGCTCAACCAGGTGTCGCAGCTCCTGCGGATGTGGACCGCGCCGGGCGACGGGGTCGTGCTGCACGCGCCGACGTACGACGGGTTCCGCAAGGCCGTCACCGGCCTCGGGCGCGAGCTGCGGGCCGTCGGGCTCGACGACTGGGCCGGCCTGGAGCGGGAGCTGGCGCGCCCCGACAGCCGGGTGCTCGTGCTCTGCTCGCCGCACAACCCGACCGGGCACGTGTGGACGGACGCCGAACTGCGTCGCCTCGCCGGCCTCGCGCGGACCTACGACGTCGCCGTCGTCAGCGACGAGATCCACGCCGATCTCACACACGACGGGTACGTCCACCTGCCGTTCCCGCGGTACGCCGACGGGCTCCGCTGGGCGCTCGTCACCTCGGCCACCAAGTCCTTCAACTTCCCCGCGCTGAGCGGGAGTTACGGGTTCGTGGGCGATCCGGGCGACCACGCCGAGTTCGTCCGCAGGATGGACACCGGCGAGGGTCTCGCGTCGCCCGCCGTGCTGTCGCTGACCGCGCACATCGCCGCGTACCGCGAGGGCGGGGCGTGGCTGGACGCCCTGCGCGCGTACACGTACGGGAATCTGCGGATGGTCGAGGAGCGGCTCGCGGAGGGGCTGCCGGAGCTGGGCTGGCGGCCGCCGCAGGCCGGGTACCTCGCCTGGATCGACCTGCGGCCGCTCGGCATCGAGGAGGACGCGGAGATGCAGCGGGTCCTCGTCGAGCAGGAGAAGGTGGCGGTCATGCCCGGCGGCACGTACGGGGCGCCGGGCTTCGTGCGGCTGAACGTCGGCTGTCCGCGGGCCAAGGCCGAGGCCGGGGTGGGCGCGCTGATCAGGGCCGCGCGCCGGGTCGCCGGGTAG
- a CDS encoding DUF3151 domain-containing protein — MSLHENLLGGPPPTHLPDDPEPRELLANGTAPADVAAKYPTSSLAWAQLADEAFERGSVVESYAYARTGYHRGLDALRRSGWKGHGPVPWEHEPNRGFLRALHALARAAGSIGEQEEYERCSQFLKDSSETAAQTLG; from the coding sequence ATGAGCCTTCACGAGAACCTCCTCGGGGGACCGCCCCCGACCCACCTGCCCGACGACCCGGAGCCGCGTGAGCTGCTCGCGAACGGCACGGCCCCCGCCGACGTCGCCGCGAAGTACCCGACTTCCTCGCTCGCCTGGGCGCAGCTCGCCGACGAGGCGTTCGAGCGGGGCAGCGTCGTCGAGTCGTACGCGTACGCCCGTACCGGCTACCACCGGGGCCTGGACGCCCTGCGGCGCAGCGGCTGGAAGGGCCACGGCCCGGTGCCGTGGGAGCACGAGCCGAACCGCGGCTTCCTGCGCGCCCTGCACGCGCTGGCCCGCGCCGCCGGGTCCATCGGCGAGCAGGAGGAGTACGAGCGCTGCAGCCAGTTCCTCAAGGACTCCTCGGAGACGGCCGCGCAGACGCTCGGCTAG
- a CDS encoding tryptophan 2,3-dioxygenase family protein translates to MSHDAEAPATPHLDFAGTTPYEDYVQADVLTHLQHLRSDDPGEMVFLVTTQVMELWFTVIVHEWETATRALADDDVPTAVAALKRSVRELQALNDSWRPLAQLTPAQFNAYRSALGEGSGFQSAMYRRMEFLLGDKSASMLVPHRGAPRVYAELDKALHEPSLYDEVLRLLARRGHAVPRAVLDRDVSRKYEPSPEVEAVWTALYAGDESDELARLGEALTDVAELVWRWRNDHLVATRRAMGAKTGTGGSAGVAWLEKRAQKNVFPELWTARSHV, encoded by the coding sequence ATGTCCCACGACGCGGAAGCACCAGCGACCCCGCATCTCGACTTCGCGGGCACCACGCCCTACGAGGACTACGTCCAGGCCGATGTCCTCACCCACCTCCAGCACCTTCGCTCGGACGACCCCGGCGAGATGGTCTTCCTGGTCACGACCCAGGTGATGGAGCTGTGGTTCACCGTCATCGTGCACGAGTGGGAGACCGCGACCCGGGCTCTCGCCGACGACGACGTGCCCACCGCCGTGGCCGCCCTCAAGCGGTCCGTACGGGAGCTCCAGGCGCTCAACGATTCCTGGCGGCCCCTGGCACAGCTCACCCCCGCCCAGTTCAACGCCTACCGCTCGGCCCTCGGCGAGGGCTCCGGCTTCCAGTCGGCGATGTACCGGCGCATGGAGTTCCTGCTCGGCGACAAGTCCGCGTCGATGCTGGTGCCGCACCGGGGCGCGCCGCGCGTGTACGCCGAGCTCGACAAGGCGCTGCACGAGCCGAGCCTCTACGACGAGGTGCTGCGGCTGCTCGCCCGGCGCGGCCACGCCGTACCGCGCGCCGTCCTCGACCGTGACGTGTCGCGGAAGTACGAGCCGTCCCCCGAGGTCGAGGCCGTGTGGACCGCCCTGTACGCCGGTGACGAGAGCGACGAACTCGCCCGGCTCGGCGAGGCGTTGACCGATGTCGCCGAGCTGGTGTGGCGCTGGCGCAACGACCACCTGGTGGCCACGCGCCGCGCGATGGGCGCCAAGACCGGCACGGGCGGCTCCGCCGGTGTGGCGTGGCTGGAGAAGCGCGCGCAGAAGAACGTGTTCCCCGAGCTGTGGACGGCGAGGTCCCATGTCTGA
- the kynU gene encoding kynureninase, giving the protein MSDLYERARELDADDPLAAVRADFVLGDGVYLDGNSLGALPAHVPGRVEDVVRRQWGELRIRSWTESGWWTAPERIGDLIAPLVGAAAGQIVVGDSTSVNVFKALVGAVRLARLADEGRDEILVDAATFPTDGYIAASAARLTGCEVRAVQPGEVPDALNSRTAAVLLNHVDYRSGRLHDLPSLTAAVRAAGAVSVWDLCHSAGALPVGLDEHGVDLAVGCTYKFLNGGPGSPAYLYVRRELQDRFDSPLPGWNSHAEPFGMRPEYEAADGAVRGRVGTPDILSMLALEAALDVWRRPDVSVDAVRAKSLALTDFFLECVAAYVPQGRVEVVTPRAHAERGSQVALRCADAGEVMGRLIAAGVVGDFRAPDVLRFGFTPLYLGFAEVERAARVLADELS; this is encoded by the coding sequence ATGTCTGACCTGTACGAGCGGGCGCGGGAACTCGACGCCGACGACCCACTCGCCGCTGTCCGCGCCGACTTCGTCCTCGGCGACGGCGTCTACCTCGACGGGAACTCGCTGGGCGCGCTGCCCGCGCACGTGCCCGGACGGGTCGAGGACGTCGTCCGCCGCCAGTGGGGCGAGCTGCGCATCCGCTCGTGGACCGAGTCCGGCTGGTGGACCGCGCCCGAGCGGATCGGCGACCTGATCGCCCCGCTGGTCGGCGCGGCGGCCGGGCAGATCGTCGTCGGCGACTCCACAAGTGTCAATGTCTTCAAGGCACTTGTGGGCGCGGTGCGGCTCGCGCGGCTCGCGGACGAGGGGCGCGACGAGATCCTCGTCGACGCCGCCACGTTCCCCACGGACGGCTACATCGCCGCCTCCGCCGCGCGGCTGACCGGCTGCGAGGTGCGTGCCGTGCAGCCGGGCGAGGTGCCGGACGCACTCAACTCCCGTACGGCGGCGGTGCTGTTGAACCACGTCGACTACCGCAGCGGACGGCTGCACGACCTGCCGTCGCTGACGGCTGCGGTCCGCGCGGCGGGGGCCGTCTCGGTGTGGGACCTGTGCCACAGCGCGGGCGCGCTGCCGGTCGGGCTCGACGAGCACGGCGTCGACCTCGCGGTCGGCTGCACGTACAAGTTCCTGAACGGCGGCCCGGGTTCACCCGCGTACCTGTACGTGCGGCGTGAGCTCCAGGACCGGTTCGACTCGCCGCTGCCGGGGTGGAACTCGCACGCCGAGCCGTTCGGGATGCGCCCGGAGTACGAGGCCGCGGACGGCGCCGTGCGCGGCCGGGTCGGCACGCCCGACATCCTGTCCATGCTCGCCCTGGAGGCGGCGCTCGACGTGTGGCGGCGCCCGGACGTCTCGGTCGACGCGGTGCGCGCCAAGTCCCTCGCGCTGACGGACTTCTTCCTGGAGTGCGTCGCCGCGTACGTGCCGCAGGGCCGGGTCGAGGTCGTGACGCCGCGTGCCCACGCCGAGCGGGGCAGCCAGGTGGCGCTGCGGTGCGCGGACGCGGGCGAGGTGATGGGCCGGCTGATCGCGGCGGGCGTGGTCGGCGACTTCCGGGCGCCGGACGTGCTGCGGTTCGGGTTCACGCCGCTGTACCTGGGCTTCGCCGAGGTGGAGCGGGCGGCGCGGGTGCTGGCCGACGAGCTCAGCTGA
- a CDS encoding sensor histidine kinase, with protein MTETTTTVPGSRERGPESRFARQSLRGLRADLFRDVSAYRPLPRMRTEGPAWELIPAGPREEAGLLPHLGVLGLALVTFAISLSGPTDSAPVALMGGLIVALPVGLTLLRPVLAWWLSLAAAPIAVMLAGADLYPWSGGSIAGHTAVMTIVAARTRPRTAAWMWILSAVYSFLAANAFGGWFGSDAVPMLLFSGVAVALVTLGQANRTTRRQVVEERTSTAVERDRRTLLEERTTIARELHDVVAHHMSVVAIQAEAAPYRVENPPPELERAFVTIRENAVAALTELRRVLGVVRAEDYEAPDAPQPTLADLDRLLENVRDAGLSVTRTVTGAVRELPPGVELSAYRIVQEALSNTLRHAPGAPAAVEVAYVLGGIGLRVVNGPSTGLVKPSPGAGHGITGMRERVAMLSGEMTTEATPDGGYEVTVFLPVAAREIARDEHDEHDEAGA; from the coding sequence ATGACCGAGACGACCACCACTGTGCCGGGTTCGCGTGAGCGCGGCCCCGAGTCGCGCTTCGCCCGACAGTCGCTGCGCGGCCTGCGCGCGGACCTGTTCCGGGACGTGTCCGCCTACCGGCCACTGCCGCGGATGCGCACCGAGGGGCCGGCGTGGGAGTTGATACCGGCGGGGCCGCGCGAGGAAGCGGGGCTGCTGCCCCACCTCGGCGTCCTGGGCCTCGCGCTGGTGACTTTCGCCATCAGCCTCTCCGGGCCCACCGACAGTGCCCCGGTCGCGCTGATGGGCGGGCTGATCGTGGCGCTGCCCGTCGGACTCACGCTGCTCCGCCCGGTGCTCGCCTGGTGGCTGTCGCTGGCCGCGGCGCCGATCGCCGTCATGCTCGCCGGAGCCGACCTCTACCCCTGGTCGGGCGGGAGCATCGCCGGGCACACGGCCGTCATGACGATCGTCGCCGCCCGCACCCGGCCGCGTACGGCGGCCTGGATGTGGATCCTCAGCGCGGTGTACTCGTTCCTCGCGGCGAACGCCTTCGGCGGGTGGTTCGGGAGCGACGCCGTGCCGATGCTGCTCTTCTCCGGTGTCGCGGTCGCGCTCGTCACGCTCGGCCAGGCCAACCGCACCACCAGGCGCCAGGTCGTCGAGGAGCGCACCTCCACCGCCGTCGAGCGCGACCGCCGCACCCTCCTCGAAGAGCGCACCACCATCGCCCGCGAGCTGCACGACGTCGTCGCGCACCACATGTCGGTGGTCGCCATCCAGGCGGAGGCCGCGCCCTACCGCGTCGAGAACCCGCCGCCCGAGCTGGAGCGGGCCTTCGTCACGATCCGGGAGAACGCGGTGGCGGCCCTCACCGAACTGCGCCGCGTCCTGGGCGTCGTACGGGCCGAGGACTACGAGGCGCCCGACGCCCCGCAGCCCACGCTCGCCGACCTCGACCGGCTCCTGGAGAACGTGCGGGACGCGGGCCTGTCCGTCACCAGGACCGTCACCGGCGCGGTCCGTGAACTGCCGCCCGGGGTCGAACTGTCCGCGTACCGGATCGTGCAGGAGGCCCTGAGCAACACGCTGCGGCACGCACCGGGCGCGCCGGCCGCCGTCGAGGTGGCGTACGTCCTCGGCGGCATCGGCCTGCGCGTCGTCAACGGGCCCTCGACCGGCCTGGTCAAGCCCAGCCCCGGCGCCGGGCACGGCATCACCGGCATGCGCGAGCGCGTCGCCATGCTGAGCGGCGAGATGACGACGGAGGCGACGCCCGACGGCGGGTACGAGGTGACCGTCTTCCTGCCGGTCGCCGCCCGCGAGATCGCCCGTGACGAGCACGACGAGCACGACGAGGCCGGCGCATGA
- a CDS encoding response regulator transcription factor encodes MIKVLIADDQMMVREGFSVLLGAMPDIEVVGEAVNGSEAITKVRELRPDVVLMDIRMPELNGIEATRAIVAADEGAKVLVLTTFDLDEYVYQALRAGASGFLLKDASARQLADGVRIVASGEALLAPTVTRRLITEFSKLADAPKPLAGRHADAYGELTERETEVLVLIAQGLSNAEIAERLVVAESTIKTHVSRVLVKLGLRDRTQAAVFAYEARLVTPG; translated from the coding sequence ATGATCAAGGTTCTGATCGCCGACGACCAGATGATGGTCCGCGAGGGCTTCTCGGTGCTGCTCGGCGCGATGCCCGACATCGAGGTCGTCGGCGAGGCGGTCAACGGCAGTGAGGCGATCACCAAGGTCCGCGAACTGCGCCCCGACGTCGTCCTGATGGACATCCGCATGCCGGAGCTGAACGGCATCGAGGCGACCCGTGCGATCGTCGCCGCCGACGAGGGCGCGAAGGTCCTCGTCCTGACCACGTTCGACCTCGACGAGTACGTGTACCAGGCGCTGCGCGCGGGCGCCTCCGGGTTCCTCCTCAAGGACGCCTCGGCCCGCCAACTCGCGGACGGCGTACGGATCGTGGCGTCCGGCGAGGCGCTGCTCGCGCCGACGGTGACGCGCCGCCTGATCACCGAGTTCTCGAAGCTCGCCGACGCCCCGAAGCCGCTCGCGGGCCGGCACGCCGACGCGTACGGCGAGCTGACCGAGCGCGAGACGGAGGTCCTCGTGCTCATCGCGCAGGGCCTGTCGAACGCCGAGATCGCCGAGCGGCTCGTCGTCGCCGAGTCGACGATCAAGACCCACGTCAGCCGCGTCCTGGTGAAGCTGGGGCTGCGCGACCGCACGCAGGCGGCGGTCTTCGCGTACGAGGCACGTCTGGTCACGCCGGGGTGA